TAGCGTCAGGATCTTGACTTGTGTATAGTCGGCGCATTTCATCAGGAACATATGGAGTTACTATCTTGACCTTGCCACCCATGCAACAAAATGTTGGATTCTCATACTGGAACCGTTTTGCATTGCAATTTGTGCAGTTAGGCACTGGCTCCAAAACATGATGGCCACTTGGTACATTCCGATATATACAATCAAAGGGATCATCTTGCATTTCACAATTTGCATGGTTTTGGTCTCGATATGATAATACGCAATCCGTTCCTGTTCATTCTTTTTAATAGTGAGAAAACTGTGTCGCAATGGTAGTAATAATTATTTATACTAAGAACACACATTAATGCTTACCGTGTCCAGCGAATATGTAACCCTCATCATCTTCAGTCATATATTCAGATTGCCCAATTTCATCTATACATCAATTTGTCAATCAGTAAAATAATATTTTAGGAGAAGTAAAGTCGATGA
This Triticum urartu cultivar G1812 unplaced genomic scaffold, Tu2.1 TuUngrouped_contig_10235, whole genome shotgun sequence DNA region includes the following protein-coding sequences:
- the LOC125526482 gene encoding uncharacterized protein LOC125526482 isoform X3; the encoded protein is MHTTILTSSITEGTGQHKRVSAFLDKGSGHKRRRMSNGAGRSNTGKGTHEDGVANEQEDHDSTIYVPDGSFPVLEDEIGQSEYMTEDDEGYIFAGHGTDCVLSYRDQNHANCEMQDDPFDCIYRNVPSGHHVLEPVPNCTNCNAKRFQYENPTFCCMGGKVKIVTPYVPDEMRRLYTSQDPDAKYFQDNIRGTTRHGDNVPREFK
- the LOC125526482 gene encoding uncharacterized protein LOC125526482 isoform X4 is translated as MHTTILTSSITEGTGQHKRVSAFLDKGSGHKRRRMSNGAGRSNTGKGTHEDGVANEQEDHDSTIYVPDGSFPVLEDEIGQSEYMTEDDEGYIFAGHGTDCVLSYRDQNHANCEMQDDPFDCIYRNVPSGHHVLEPVPNCTNCNAKRFQYENPTFCCMGGKVKIVTPYVPDEMRRLYTSQDPDAKYFQDNIRVNWNLMPLWIMNLK